The genomic segment AGCTGGCCGCGGGCGTCGGGGCGCTCGAGGACGCTGTCGCGCTCGCCGCGGGCCACCACCACGCCGCTGCCGTCGTTGGCCTGGCGCCATATCACGCGGTCGCCGGTGACCAGCCCATCCATGTTGGCGCGCATATGGCAGCGGTGGCGGTGACGCTCGCCGCTGTCATCGACGGCCTCGACGTCGAGGCTGCGGCCGAAGTGGGCGGTCACTCTGCCCGGCTGTTCGGGGCCGAATTCGCCGGCCTCGAGGCGTTCGCCATCGCGGGCGTCGACGCGCTCGGCGCGCTTGGCGCGTTCGGCCTGGATCTTCTCGATGCGCCAGCGCTGCTGGCGGGTCAGCTTACGTTTGCTCATGACGGCCTTGTGACGGGTACAATGAGAGCATTGTACCTCAAGGAGAGACCCCTGATGGCGGATGATCAAGGCCAGGCCCCCCGCGACGACCTGCTGGTGTGGATCGACCTGGAGATGACCGGGCTCGACCCGGCCCGTGAACGTATCATCGAAGTGGCGACGCTGATCACCAACAACCACCTCGAGGTCATCGCCGAAGGCCCGGTGATCGCGGTGCACCAGAACGCCAGCCTGCTGGAGGGCATGGACGCCTGGAACCAGAAGACCCACGGCGAGTCGGGGCTGGTCAAGCGGGTCCAGGAGAGCCGGATCGGCACCGACGAGGCCCAGCGTCAGACGCTCGAGTTCCTGCACCGCTACGTCAAGCCCGGCAGTTCGCCGATGTGTGGCAACAGCGTGCATCAGGATCGACGCTTCCTGGAGCGCGAGATGCCCGAGCTGCTGGCCTTCTTCCACTACCGCAATCTCGACGTCTCGACCCTCAAGGAGCTGGCCAAGCGCTGGCACCCGCAGGCGACCCAGGGCTTCGAGAAGCGCAACGTGCACCTGGCGATGGACGATATCAAGGAGTCGATCGCCGAACTCGCCCACTACCGCGAGACCTTTATCAAGCTGCCGCAGTGAGCGCAGCTCTTTTGTAGGCATCCTCTCAGCTGCTGGCGATCAGCGCGGCCTGCTTGTCGCGCTGCTCGGCCAGCGCCCAGCGCACGTGCTCGCGGACCAGGTCTGAAGGGTAGGCGAGCCGCGCGCGCAGCGCGGCGCGCACCGCCTCGCTGGGCGGGGCGTTGCCCAGGCCCACCGCCAGGTTGCGTAGCCAGCGCGGGTAGCCGATGCGGCGGATCGCGCTGCCCTCGGTCCTGCTCAGGAACTCCTCTTCGCTCCAGCCGAACAGTTGCACCAGCGAGGCGCGGTCGAGGTCGTGGCGCGGCGCGAAGTCGGCCTCGGGGCTGAGCCGCGTAAAGCGCGTGAAGGGGCATACCAGTTGGCAGTCGTCGCAGCCGTAGACTCGGTTGCCCATGGCGCGGCGATACTGCTCGGG from the Halomonas sp. 1513 genome contains:
- a CDS encoding oligoribonuclease, which gives rise to MMADDQGQAPRDDLLVWIDLEMTGLDPARERIIEVATLITNNHLEVIAEGPVIAVHQNASLLEGMDAWNQKTHGESGLVKRVQESRIGTDEAQRQTLEFLHRYVKPGSSPMCGNSVHQDRRFLEREMPELLAFFHYRNLDVSTLKELAKRWHPQATQGFEKRNVHLAMDDIKESIAELAHYRETFIKLPQ